The following proteins are encoded in a genomic region of Diadema setosum chromosome 10, eeDiaSeto1, whole genome shotgun sequence:
- the LOC140234484 gene encoding peptidyl-prolyl cis-trans isomerase E-like gives MRRLTERTMSTTTNSKRIAYVGGLAEEVDEKTLHAAFIPFGDIMDIQIPLDYETEKHRGFAFVEFEFAEDCAAAIDNMNDSELFGRTIRVNLAKPMKIKEGSGKPVWSDDNWLKKYAGATLKNEEGGVVGGDDGDATATKRPAEKSDEATEPAPKKSRANPQVFFDIKIGSKPAGRITAQLRADVAPMTVENFRCLCTHEKGYGYKGSIFHRIIPQFMCQGGDFTNHNGTGGKSIYGKKFADENFVLKHTGPGMLSMANSGPNTNGSQFFLTTEKTEWLDGKHVVFGQVIEGMNIVRDMEAVGTKSGKPRETVTITNCGELV, from the exons ATGCGAAGACTGACGGAAAGGACAATGTCGACCACAACAAACTCTAAAAGAATTGCCTATGTCG GGGGCTTGGCTGAGGAGGTTGATGAGAAAACCCTTCATGCAGCATTCATCCCCTTCGGCGACATCATGGACATTCAGATCCCGCTGGACTATGAGACCGAAAAACACCGTGGCTTTGCCTTTGTCGAGTTTGAGTTTGCcgag GACTGTGCAGCTGCAATTGATAACATG AATGATTCCGAGCTCTTTGGTCGCACCATCCGTGTGAACCTCGCCAAGCCCATGAAGATCAAGGAGGGATCAGGGAAACCGG TTTGGTCTGATGACAACTGGCTCAAGAAGTATGCCGGAGCAACTCTGAAGAACGAGGAGGGAGGAGTGGTCGGAGGGGACGATGGTGATGCCACGGCAACTAAGAGACCAGCTGAAAAGTCTGATGAG GCCACAGAACCGGCACCCAAGAAGTCCAGAGCCAACCCACAGGTGTTCTTCGACATCAAGATCGGCAGCAAGCCGGCAGGAAGGATCACAGCCCAGCTTCGGGCCGATGTAGCACCCATGACAGTAG aGAACTTCCGATGTCTGTGTACCCATGAGAAAGGTTACGGCTACAAGGGCAGCATATTTCACAGAATCATCCCGCAGTTT ATGTGTCAAGGCGGTGACTTCACCAATCACAATGGGACTGGGGGGAAGTCAATCTACGGCAAAAAGTTTGCAGATGAGAACTTTGTCCTAAAGCACACTGGACCAG GTATGCTGTCGATGGCTAACTCGGGACCAAACACCAATGGATCTCAGTTCTTCCTGACCACAGAGAAAACAGAATG GCTGGATGGCAAACATGTAGTCTTTGGTCAAGTTATCGAGGGGATGAACATCGTGAGGGACATGGAGGCAGTCGGGACGAAGTCCGGCAAGCCGCGAGAGACCGTCACCATCACGAACTGCGGGGAGCTAGTATGA
- the LOC140234344 gene encoding uncharacterized protein — protein MQGCPGCPVTIAVVSIIFLIVLVTMVAFCLFHRCQKGSEKYVQGKIATIKRGDELADTGDVYETVAQTDTPDVKTCSNTSGYEEVSKTAQNHDNEDESATEQPPDQNLGEELAKGDTPPVDNLFDDKYYDVLHIDSEIGKDSHRVKGEPRHNGNNDSSGADTSDYYSLVIPANGGLENNATNQHEPVCSSDVYGEPA, from the exons ATGCAAG GTTGTCCTGGTTGCCCGGTTACCATCGCTGTGGTGAGCATCATATTCTTGATAGTCCTCGTTACCATGGTTGCATTTTGCCTGTTTCACCGATGTCAAAAGGG ATCCGAGAAGTATGTCCAAGGAAAGATTGCCACAATCAAGCGGGGCGATGAACTTGCGGACACTGGTGACGTGTACGAAACTGTCGCACAAACCGACACGCCTGACGTCAAGACTTGTTCGAATACGTCTGGGTATGAGGAGGTATCGAAGACTGCACAAAACCATGACAACGAGGATGAATCAGCCACTGAACAACCTCCAGACCAGAATCTGGGAGAAGAGCTAGCGAAGGGAGACACACCTCCGGTGGACAATTTGTTCGATGATAAGTATTATGACGTTCTTCATATCGATTCTGAGATCGGAAAAGATAGTCATCGTGTTAAAGGAGAGCCACGTCACAATGGTAATAACGATTCGTCGGGTGCTGATACAAGTGACTATTATTCACTGGTGATTCCTGCCAATGGTGGGCTGGAAAACAATGCTACAAACCAGCATGAACCAGTGTGTAGCAGTGATGTGTACGGAGAACCAGCTTGA